The DNA sequence CTTCAGTGTCAGGAGGACATATCTTCTTGGCTTTAAAAGCAATTTCTTCTTCTAGCATTCTCTACCTTATTGAAATCCACCATCAGCTTCTAGCTCCTCAGGCCAGAAGCTCTTTCCACTCTTGCATTTCCAAATGTCAAAACCATTGAATCTTACTAAATCTATCTTCCACAATTTCCTCTACTCTATTACATCATCTCTGTCCTCTTCTACCATcagttctgtaaaaaaaaaaaaaaaaaaaaaatccaaaaatccaGGTCGAGATTGGGAAAATCagggtccaagccagcctggaccaaaaaTCTTATAAGACCCCAATTCAATAGAAAAAGCTGGGagtagtggtgtgtgcctgtcatcctagccatGGCGGGAAGTGGAaaacaggaggaccatggtccaggctggctcaggcagaaagcaagaccctaaccagaataaaaagggctcgaggtgtgtcttaagtggtaggagcagctgcctagcaagtgcaaagaactgagttcaatcctcaatactggaaaaaaagaaaccaaaaaccaaaatccaGTTCCTTAGCAGATTTTCCTGGAAGGAGGCTTGATACTATGAGAATTTTCAAGAGATTGTAAATTGCTTTttacttgattttcttttcattgaaacTAATCTGAAAGTGGGGAACTCTTTATATACGTGAAATGATTGTATTTCAATACTGACTTAAAAAATTAGGTACTACTTTGCCCCAGTTTCTTAAACCAAAAAAGATATCCTAAAAGTTTCCTTATTAGGCCTAGGAAGTTTGGATTCACAGGATCGTGGTAGGAATGTCAACTTGTCTTCCTACTAAAAAGGTAGCAATGCTGTCACGGGACTGCCAGTGGTAGTTTGGGAAGTCTTGAAGGAATTGGAGAATTCCTCATATTCTCAGAGCAGTGAGAACCAGATTCTGTTGCCCTGGCCCTGTAGGGCAAAACCCCAGAGTGACTGCTGAAGAGGTAGGACAGGCAAGAGTGTCCTTCTAAGGTCTGGCTCCAGACTGGATGAGAGGGATTGGTCATATAGGTTATGTTTGCTCAGAAAGTATGTGTGTACACCCATTTGCACTGCCTCTCATTTCTTCCTCCATCCTTAAGGGGGCTTAGTGGAGAACCTGTAGAACTCTTTCATGGTCAAAGTTCAGAGCCTTTGTTGTATGGCAGACCTGGAAGAGAAAACAGGCAGATAAGACCCTGCCCTTGAGGGCTCTCCTCTGACAGGAAATCAGAAAAAGACTAAGCAGAGAGACTTTCTACTGTCCCACATGAGTCAAGAGAGTCCAGGGCCTGAGTTACCCAGTGTTCCTCCCTGTCTTCTTACACCCTATTCTTCCATACCCTGAGATCTTTTGTTTGGTAAGTTAGCACTCCAATCCTAGCAGGAGGGGCAGAAGTGGCCAGAAAGGTAAGAAGGGTGAAGGCAGAACATAGTCATCCCCAGGAAGCTAGGGACCCTTGAGTTGTCTCAGCCATGTCATGTACAGGCTGTCCTCCAATCCCAAGGTCAGAGAGATGTCTTGGATATCTTTGGCATTTTAAATTGGTTGGGATCTTGATTTTAAACCTGCCTTTGGGAcgaggcatggtggtgcatgtctgtaataccagctacgtgggaggtggaaatgggaggattgtggttcaaggccagcttggacaaagttagtgagaccctctctcaaaaaacaagccaggcatggtggtacacatctgtaatcccagctatatgggaggtgaAGCTGGAAGGCTCTTGGTGAaaggctggcccagggcaaaagcataagacagtatctgaaaaacaactaaaaataactaaagcaaaagggttagggtgtggctcaagaggaagagggcctgcctagcaaaggagaagccctgaattcaaagcccagtcctgAAGAACAAATCAACAACCCAAATCAAAACCTgaactaaaacaaaaatcaacaaatctTAGTATTTgcccattttctgttgttataataaaataccagaggctgggtactttataaagatgTGTGTTTGGCTCACCATTCTGGTGGCTGGAGGcccaaacagcatggtgctggtgtCATAGCAAGTAGCCCCTGGCTGTTTTAATACagtggagaaacagaaagggaactGGCCACATGCAGAAGGGGCCAAGCATGTGGGGtgacttcatttttataataacttGCTCTTGCCAGAACTAATTCCACAGGACTATCATCAATCCTTTCTGAGGGTGATGTGACTGTGACCTAAATATCTTGCAGTAGGCCCCACCACCTTTCAACATAGACACACTGGagacatgagcctttggggtaCACAACCTCCAGCCCATGAATGGAGGAGGTGGGCATAATTCAGCCTATACCAAAGCCTAGTGGGAAAATGCCTGTAAGACTAGATGGGGGACCCGACAGAGAGCCTTGGGCGGGATAACGTCTCAAATGTCTACACAAAGCTCCTGTCTGCTTCTCAGGATGAGCAAATCTCGCTTTGTGGACCACGGCAGGGAATGATATCGCCAATATGTAGCATTGGGACAGAGGCCTAGGCTACCGCAGCTTCTGAAGTCCAGGTCCACCATCTGTCTAGCTGGCCCAAGACTGGGCTCAGGCCAAGGAAAAGCAGGACTGTCTGCACTGGCAGAATGCATGACCAGACTCACCAAAACTTTCCTTGACCTCCTGTCCATTCCTCTCCAGAACTGCCTCAGCCATTTTTTGGCCCAGTTGCATTGgcatcttaaaagaaaaagttaagtgGGAGAGGGACGCGGAATGGAGCTATTGTCAACTGATGTATGACCCAcggaattcagaaaaaaatcacaggaataAGTGCTTACATTCCAAGGGTCTAAGAAGCCCAGGGCAAATCTCAGGTGTGTTAGCAAAAGGCTGGAAGGGTGGGAATGAGTGGCACCGGATATTCCCAAAGTGTCGCAGTTATGGCTAACATACCAGCGGCAGGAATCTAACATCTGCCAGGCAGAACCCAGACAAGAAGGGAAGGGCGACCATATAGGGCGGGCCGAAGTCCAGTAAAAGGGCCGCCCCGCCTCTCCCAGCCCAGGCTGGGAGCCGCACAGTCCGAGTGCTGAGCGATCCCTATGACCGAGTCCCGGCCACAAGCAATTGGGGATTTAGGCTCTACAAGCTTCTCACCCCGCGCAGACATCGGCAACATGCAATCCTAACGTGGAAAGGGCACAGGGCAGCACTAAAAAGTGGGCAAACACAAAGGAACAAGACTCGCATAGGCCGCATCCCGCGTTGCTGGTCAGCCGAGATTGAAATGCAGCGCTCGGAGAGCAAACTTGAGACTTGGGGAGTAACTCGGGTTAAGCTACACATCCGAACTTTATGCTGTTGGGAACGCCACTGTGCTGACCAGGCCTTCGTATGCCTCACGACATCACTTCCCATTGCATGGGATAATAGGGTACGCAGCCCTTTCACGTGCCGGCGTGGGTGGCTCTGAAAAGAGCCGTTGGATGCGATTGGAACGTCGAGGCGAGCACGAACGCAGTTAAGCCCTCTCCCCGCGGATGCGGCGGGCCAGCTGGATGTCCTTGGGCATGATGGTCACGCGCTTGGCGTGGATGGCGCACAGGTTCGTGTCCTCGAACAGGCCCACCAGGTAGGCCTCGCTCGCCTCCTGCAGCGCCATCACGGCCGAGCTCTGGAAACGCAGGTCGGTCTTGAAGTCCTGCGCGATCTCGCGCACCAGCCGCTGGAACGGCAGCTTGCGGATCAGCAGCTCGGTCGACTTCTGGTAGCGCCGGATCTCGCGCAGGGCCACGGTGCCCGGCCGGTAGCGGTGCGGCTTCTTCACGCCACCCGTGGCCGGCGCGCTCTTACGAGCCGCCTTGGTGGCCAGCTGCTTGCGCGGGGCCTTGCCGCCGGTGGACTTGCGAGCGGTCTGCTTGGTGCGGGccatagcaaaacaaaaccacctaCTCAGCGGCGACGCTGTGCGAGCAGAAACAGCGCCCGTCCGCCGCAGCAGGCTTTATAGGCACCGTCTTTTCGCGATTGGGCGGAAAAAGGAATTGAAAGTCGCGCGCTGGGCGTCCATTGGCTGTGACGTCGCACGGCCCCGCGCCAATGATTGGCTCCGGATGACTCCCGCCAGCCCCGCCCCCACGAACCTCACTTCCTACTTTCCACTTCGCCTGCACTTTTCCTACCTTGTTTGCGTGTTTCTTCCTGGGTGGGAGCCATCCTGAGCTGCTGCCTAGTTTGATCAGTCTTCTTCGGCCCTTGACTACAGGTCACCAGCGAAGCAGTATTCCTACTACAAGGCGTACTTTGCAGCACAGCGTAAGGGGATGGCGGGGGTGGGGCACACACCAATCGCCGCTGCGGAGCGCTTTAATGCCCCACCGAGTTTACTGAAGCTAAGATCCAGGCCGGCAGCCTCCCTAAAAATGCGCGTCTCTGCCGGCAGAGGCGACGGCGATCCTAATTTTAACCTTC is a window from the Castor canadensis chromosome 11, mCasCan1.hap1v2, whole genome shotgun sequence genome containing:
- the LOC109677343 gene encoding histone H3, which produces MARTKQTARKSTGGKAPRKQLATKAARKSAPATGGVKKPHRYRPGTVALREIRRYQKSTELLIRKLPFQRLVREIAQDFKTDLRFQSSAVMALQEASEAYLVGLFEDTNLCAIHAKRVTIMPKDIQLARRIRGERA